The following proteins come from a genomic window of Salvia hispanica cultivar TCC Black 2014 chromosome 4, UniMelb_Shisp_WGS_1.0, whole genome shotgun sequence:
- the LOC125221103 gene encoding uncharacterized protein LOC125221103, whose translation MDLFSTIVKVLMIIGKNGSKSDDKCKAQGILYSMESFDFVFMAQLMTTIFGYTNNLCLALQRRDQDIINAMRLVSLTKSQLHKMREDGWEIHLDKVISFCNNHGIVVPDLVAYYVPHGRSKSFVQQVSYRYHFRIDVFIEVIDLLLQEFDNRFDEVNMELIRCMACFNPRDGFSSFDKESVLKLATFYPSDFSSIDLRSLDCQLDLFLEDMRRDNDFQNLQDLSSLSMKLVETQRDVAYPFVFFLIKLILILPVATASVERVFSGMTFVKNKL comes from the coding sequence ATGGACCTATTTTCTACAATTGTTAAGGTTCTTATGATTATTGGAAAGAATGGCTCTAAATCGGATGATAAGTGCAAAGCTCAAGGCATTTTGTACTCAATGGAGTCATTTGACTTTGTTTTTATGGCACAACTAATGACTACTATATTTGGGTACACTAACAATTTGTGTCTTGCTTTGCAAAGAAGGGATCAAGATATAATTAATGCTATGAGGCTTGTCTCTTTAACCAAAAGTCAACTACATAAAATGAGGGAGGATGGATGGGAGATTCACTTGGACAAGGTAATCTCATTTTGCAATAATCATGGCATTGTTGTTCCAGATTTGGTAGCTTATTATGTGCCTCATGGAAGATCAAAGAGTTTTGTTCAACAAGTTTCCTATCGTTATCATTTTCGCATTGATGTGTTTATAGaggtaattgatttattactTCAAGAATTTGACAATCGATTTGATGAAGTCAATATGGAGTTGATCAGATGCATGGCTTGCTTCAATCCTAGAGATGGCTTCTCTTCTTTTGACAAAGAAAGTGTACTCAAACTTGCAACATTTTATCCTTCTGATTTTTCAAGCATTGATTTGAGGTCTCTTGATTGTCAACTTGATTTATTCTTGGAGGATATGAGAAGAGATAATGACTTTCAAAATTTGCAAGATCTTAGTTCTCTTTCAATGAAGCTTGTTGAAACACAGAGGGATGTGGCTTACCCCTTTGTCTTTTTTCTTAtcaagttgattttgattctGCCGGTTGCTACTGCAAGtgtagagagagtattttctGGAATGACGTTTGTGAAGAATAAGTTGTGA
- the LOC125221102 gene encoding zinc finger MYM-type protein 1-like encodes MKKQSDLRNMFKRMKSHDSSSSSAPNDNTSPSNANASLAPPNVTMTPSNVSVSPTLSNVTVTPSNASVSPTRSVPLEEKELIYDVEKLNHDPAKRDSIMTYPPNERDAVRRAYILKKPCQPRSHNFPRKKIGGRRFMPYWFDTWDWLEYSTTEDVAFCFVCYLFKNEVGLTAGGDAFVNKGFKSWNKPDRFTKHIGGIKSAHNLAYEKYVNLRDGKKNSILVSLDNATEVTIKEYDIRLKASISCLRYLLRQGLGFRGHRENSESLNRGNFLELLKWLRTHNEVVSKVTLENAPGNCQLISPTIQKDIINCCAKETTKRIVDELGVDYFAILADESSDVSQKEQLSLCLRYVQRKTGQVVERFIGLAHVGDTTALSLRSAIISLFIEHSLSPSKI; translated from the coding sequence atgaagaaaCAATCTGATCTTCGAAATATGTTCAAAAGGATGAAATCTCATGATAGTTCAAGTTCTTCGGCTCCAAATGATAATACGTCTCCTTCAAATGCTAATGCGTCTCTGGCTCCTCCCAATGTTACTATGACTCCTTCAAATGTTAGTGTGTCTCCGACTCTTTCAAATGTTACCGTGACTCCTTCAAATGCTAGTGTATCTCCGACTCGAAGTGTCCCATTAGAGGAAAAAGAATTGATTTACGATGTTGAAAAACTTAATCATGATCCTGCAAAAAGAGATAGTATAATGACATATCCTCCAAATGAGCGAGATGCAGTTAGGAGAGCATACATTCTTAAAAAGCCTTGTCAACCAAGATCTCACAACTttcctagaaaaaaaattggaggaCGTCGATTTATGCCTTATTGGTTCGATACATGGGATTGGCTTGAATATAGCACAACAGAAGATGttgcattttgttttgtttgctACTTGTTTAAGAATGAAGTTGGACTTACTGCGGGGGGAGATGCATTTGTGAACAAAGGATTTAAGTCATGGAATAAGCCGGACAGATTTACGAAGCATATTGGTGGAATAAAAAGTGCTCACAATCTTGCTTATGAGAAATATGTGAACTTAAGAGatggcaaaaaaaattctattctTGTTTCTCTTGATAATGCCACCGAGGTGACCATAAAAGAATATGACATTCGCTTGAAGGCTTCAATTTCATGTTTGCGTTATCTACTGCGGCAAGGTTTGGGCTTTCGTGGACATAGAGAAAATAGTGAATCCCTTAACAGAGGAAATTTTCTTGAACTTTTGAAATGGTTAAGGACACATAATGAAGTTGTTTCAAAAGTGACTTTGGAAAATGCTCCTGGAAATTGTCAATTGATATCTCCAACTATTCAAAAGGATATTATCAATTGTTGTGCTAAAGAAACAACTAAGCGAATTGTGGACGAACTTGGTGTTGACTATTTTGCTATATTAGCTGACGAATCAAGTGATGTGTCCCAAAAGGAACAATTATCTCTTTGCCTACGCTACGTTCAAAGAAAAACGGGACAGGTAGTTGAAAGATTCATTGGTCTTGCTCATGTTGGTGATACCACTGCTTTATCTCTTAGAAGTGCAATCATATCATTGTTTATTGAACATTCATTGAGTCCATCTAAGATTTGA